A segment of the Desulfitobacterium dehalogenans ATCC 51507 genome:
CCGGACTAAAGCAGCTTCCGTGCCCAGGATCCGGGCCATGACCCGATCCAGAGTTTCTCTGCCGCTATCTCCAAGGCCATAACCTGTGGAGCCCTGCAAATGATAGGTGCTTACTCTCTCTTCCTGAAAGGCTTCCAGTACTTTGGCGTGATTATGTTCCGCAATATCAAGTAGGGTCTTTTCCTGCAGCTGTAAAAGCTGTTCAGCCTGACCTTTTGCCTCGAGAATTTTTCTGGGCAGATTATCTAAAAACAATGGTGAAACCTCCTCGTTGTATCCATCTTTCTCGTTAGTGTAGTGGCACGTTCACATTTCGCCCAATGACTTGTCTGAATTTCCATCTGCTGCGTTGTCGTCCATCGGCGTAGCACCACTACGCCTCACTCCTCCGCCTTGCAGACTGAAAATTCATCCTGTGTCATTTGGCTGAAAGTCAACGTGCCACTACACTAGAGGAGTTCAAGGACTTTATTCCATACGGGGGTCAGTGAATTGTTTTCAATGAGGGACACGGGTATGGGATGGGACAGTTCTTGAGCTAAACGGCTTAGATCGGAAGGATGGTCTATTTTATCAATTTTGTTCAGTAAGGTAATCCGTGGCTTGTGGCTGCACTCCAATTGCCCTAAAATGTTATGAACCGTATCGGCACGCTCTAAGGCTCTGGGGTGGCTGGCATCCAAGACATGAACTAAAATATCGGCATTCTGCACTTCTTCAAGAGTAGCGAGAAAGGCATGGAGAAGTTGATGAGGTAATTTCTGAATAAATCCTACGGTATCACTAAGCAATATCTCCGTCTTTCGATCCAGGCGTATCCCTCGTACGATAGGATCAAGGGTGGCAAAGAGCTTGTCCTCTCCCTTGACACTTTCTCCCTTGGAACGGGTTTGCTCCATGGCCTTTTGCAAAAAAGTGGTCTTTCCCGCATTGGTGTAACCGACTAAAGCAATCAGGGGGATGCCGCTTTTTTCTCTTTGCCGCCTCTGAGTGGTGCGGGTCTTGCGGATTTCACCCAGTTCATCCTCTAAGAGATTGATTTTCTTTCTTACCCGCCGCTTATCCATTTCCAGTTTGGATTCTCCGGGGCCACGGGTTCCTACTCCCCCGCCCAGCCGGGAAAGACTGAGTCCCTGACCGGTCAATCGGGGTAAAAGATGCTTAAGCTGGGCCAGCTCCACCTGAAGCTTACCTTCTCTTGATTTGGCTCGTTGGGCAAAGATATCCAGGATTAATGTGGTACGGTCCAGCACCTTAATCCCTGTAGCCTGCTCCAGAGTTCGCAGCTGTACAGGTAAAAGCTCATCATCACAGATAAGGACATTGGCACCGCTGTTTTGCAGGTGCTGGGTTAACTCCTGCAGTTTTCCTTTTCCCAGGTAACTCACCGGGCTCCCATACCGTTTAGGCTGAAGAATCTGTCCTACCACTTCAACACCTGAAGAATGGGCAAGTTCCGACAGCTCCGTCAGCAGCTCAAGTCCCGGTTCTTCTTCCTCCAGAGCGACCAGAAAGGCTTTCTCCCGCTCAGATACCTTGAGAACCGGGCTGGGGGGGCGTAGGCGATAGTCCTGAACTGCCGTGTCGTAGGAAAAGTTCATAAGCTCCTCAGGACTTAAGGCCAGGATTGGATAGCCTGAATCTCCTGAAAAGGCAATTTCAACTCCTGTGACCTGTCCATTTCTAACCCCGATACTGCTCATGCTTTCCAGCCCGGCGGAACTCAAGGCGCTTAGATCCATAGGACTGAGCTGAGGGTTTCCGCTGGGATGGGTATGGATACAGCGCAAACGTCCCGTTTGACGGGCTGGAAGAGGGGGCAGCTTGACCGCAGCATGCTGTCCGACAGCCACGGCGCTGACCATTCCCGAGCGATTGATATAAAGGGCTATTTCTTTATTCCACAGACTGGTTAAATTGCAGATTCCCATTAATAAATCATAATGGATAAGCTCCGGACGGGCCGTCCGGAGCGAAGTCAAATCTTTGAGTTCTTTAAGCTGGGTTCCGCGAATCCCAGAGGTATCACCCAAAATATCCATTTGAACCTCCGCTGTATAAATAACGAATGTCATTCCTGTTACTTTAAGTCTTCATCCTCCAGGCTCAAATCACAGGGTAGAATCCCCATGAGTTCTTCACGGGATGAAGTGGATTTTTCATAGAGTCGTACGGCCTGTTTGCGAATAGCTTTCTCCACCATATTGCGTACTAAGCGGGCATTCCCTGCATAAGGGTGGGAATTCAGGACTCCCTGCAGCATAAAGCGGAAAGCGTCACGGGCATCAGAGGTGAACTGATATTGGCGTGTTTTAAGCATGGAGTCCCCAATGCTCAGCAGCTCTTCGATAGAGTAATCAGGGAAATCAATATGGATGGGAAAGCGGGATCTTAAGCCGGGATTGGTTTGTAAAAACCACTCCATCTCGTGTTTATAGCCGGCTAAGATGAGAATGAGATCATTTTTATGATCCTCCATGGCCTTCACCAAGGCATCAATAGCTTCTTTGCCGAAATCCTTTTCTCCCCCTCGGGCTAAAGAATAGGCTTCGTCGATAAAGAGAATCCCTCCCAAAGCCTTTTTGACCATGTCCCGAGTCTTTTGTGCCGTATGACCTATGTATTCCCCCACGAGATCCGCTCTCTCACATTCAATAATATGTCCTTTTTGCAGAACATCCATTTCCTTAAAGAGCCTGCCGATTAAACGAGCCACCGTGGTTTTACCTGTTCCAGGATTGCCTCGGAAAATCATATGAAGGACCAGGGGTTCTGCCACCAGTTTTTCTCGTGTCCGTCTCTTTTGGATCTCTATGTAAGCTTGAATCTCGTAGATGAGACGTTTGACTGTGGTTAAACCAACGAGGGCATTGAGTTCAGCAATGATCTCAGCCGTGGTGCTGTTTTCCGATGAATGTTGAGTTACCTTTCGTCCACGGGATAATTCAGAAGATGAATCCACGATGGCCGCTGTCTTGTGAGTCCGCGGTGTTTGAACGATCGGAGGCTGATTTTTTTCCCTCGGAAAGGTAATACGTATTGCCATAAGATGTGACACCTCCCGTCTTTACTACTATACGCAGAAAGACGGGAAAGGTGTCCTTAATTATTATCTCATTTTGCGCTGTTGGAAGCCAGGGATTTTGCATAGCGGACACGGGCATTTTTGTCGAGATACTTCTTCCGCAAGCGAATGCTCTTCGGGGTGATCTCTACCAGTTCATCGTCATCAATATACTCCAGGGCCTGCTCTAAGGTAAAGATTTTTGCCTTCTCTAAACGAAGAGCTTCCTCGGCATTACTGGAGCGCATATTGGTGACATGTTTTTTTCGTGCCACATTGACTTCAATATCCTGCTCCCGGTTGCTTTCCCCGACGATCATTCCTTCATAGACCTTGGTGCCGGGTTCGATAAAGGTGATTCCTCTCTCTTGAGCAGAGTGCAGCCCGTAGGTTGTGGCTTCTCCTGTCTCAAAAGCTATTAAAACCCCCCGGCTTCTGCCGGGAATTTCTCCCTTAAAGGGTTCATAACCGTGAAAGACATGGCTCATGATCCCCTCTCCCCTGGTTTCGGTTAGGAAATCTCCCCGGAAACCGATGAGTCCGCGGGCGGGAACTTTAAATTCCACCCGCATTTGGGTCTGAGAAATATGGGTCATATTGACCATTTCCGCCTTCCGTTTCCCCAGCAATTCGATGACCGTTCCCATGGAGGTTTCAGGAATATCGCAGATGAGATATTCAATCGGTTCGCATTTCTCTCCATCCACGGTTTTATAGATCACCTCAGGCTTGGAAACCTGGAGCTCATAGCCCTCTCGGCGCATGTTCTCAATTAAAATGGATAAATGGAGCTCGCCGCGGCCGGATACCTTAAAGGAATCTGCCGAATCCGTTTCTTCAACCCGGAGGCTTACATTGGTCTCAATCTCTTTATATAAGCGTTCCCTCAGTTTACGGGAGGTAACAAATTCCCCTTCCAGTCCGGCAAAGGGGCTGTTATTAACAATAAAATTCATAGTCAACGTAGGCTCATCCACTTCAATCACCGGCAAAGCCTCCGGATTGCTGGCATCAGCTACAGTTTCCCCAATATTAGCGGTAGTTAAGCCTGTGAGAGCCACGATTTCTCCAGCCTCTGCCTCCGGTACATCGATGCGTTTTAACCCTTCATAGGTATAGACTTTGCCGATTTTGGCCCGCTCAAAGCTGCCATCCCGTTTGATCAAGGTGATACTTTCACCTTGACGAACCTTACCGCGGACAATCCGGCCGATGACGATCTTGCCCACATAGTCGTCGTAATCAAGGGTGGTAACCAAAAGCTGCAGAGGGGCTTCCACATCCACACTGGGGGCAGGAATATGCTCCAGAACCACCTTGAAAAGGGGCTCAAAGC
Coding sequences within it:
- the hflX gene encoding GTPase HflX; this encodes MDILGDTSGIRGTQLKELKDLTSLRTARPELIHYDLLMGICNLTSLWNKEIALYINRSGMVSAVAVGQHAAVKLPPLPARQTGRLRCIHTHPSGNPQLSPMDLSALSSAGLESMSSIGVRNGQVTGVEIAFSGDSGYPILALSPEELMNFSYDTAVQDYRLRPPSPVLKVSEREKAFLVALEEEEPGLELLTELSELAHSSGVEVVGQILQPKRYGSPVSYLGKGKLQELTQHLQNSGANVLICDDELLPVQLRTLEQATGIKVLDRTTLILDIFAQRAKSREGKLQVELAQLKHLLPRLTGQGLSLSRLGGGVGTRGPGESKLEMDKRRVRKKINLLEDELGEIRKTRTTQRRQREKSGIPLIALVGYTNAGKTTFLQKAMEQTRSKGESVKGEDKLFATLDPIVRGIRLDRKTEILLSDTVGFIQKLPHQLLHAFLATLEEVQNADILVHVLDASHPRALERADTVHNILGQLECSHKPRITLLNKIDKIDHPSDLSRLAQELSHPIPVSLIENNSLTPVWNKVLELL
- a CDS encoding AAA family ATPase, whose amino-acid sequence is MAIRITFPREKNQPPIVQTPRTHKTAAIVDSSSELSRGRKVTQHSSENSTTAEIIAELNALVGLTTVKRLIYEIQAYIEIQKRRTREKLVAEPLVLHMIFRGNPGTGKTTVARLIGRLFKEMDVLQKGHIIECERADLVGEYIGHTAQKTRDMVKKALGGILFIDEAYSLARGGEKDFGKEAIDALVKAMEDHKNDLILILAGYKHEMEWFLQTNPGLRSRFPIHIDFPDYSIEELLSIGDSMLKTRQYQFTSDARDAFRFMLQGVLNSHPYAGNARLVRNMVEKAIRKQAVRLYEKSTSSREELMGILPCDLSLEDEDLK
- the typA gene encoding translational GTPase TypA, with product MKSMNIRNIAIIAHVDHGKTTLVDAMLRQSGTFRANQNVVERVMDSNDLERERGITILSKNTAVNWLDTKINIVDTPGHADFGGEVERVLKMVDGVLLIVDSFEGPMPQTRFVLRKALELKLVPIVVINKIDRPDARPAEVVDEVLDLFIELGADDEQLDFPVIYASARDGLAGMEPDQLTHSFEPLFKVVLEHIPAPSVDVEAPLQLLVTTLDYDDYVGKIVIGRIVRGKVRQGESITLIKRDGSFERAKIGKVYTYEGLKRIDVPEAEAGEIVALTGLTTANIGETVADASNPEALPVIEVDEPTLTMNFIVNNSPFAGLEGEFVTSRKLRERLYKEIETNVSLRVEETDSADSFKVSGRGELHLSILIENMRREGYELQVSKPEVIYKTVDGEKCEPIEYLICDIPETSMGTVIELLGKRKAEMVNMTHISQTQMRVEFKVPARGLIGFRGDFLTETRGEGIMSHVFHGYEPFKGEIPGRSRGVLIAFETGEATTYGLHSAQERGITFIEPGTKVYEGMIVGESNREQDIEVNVARKKHVTNMRSSNAEEALRLEKAKIFTLEQALEYIDDDELVEITPKSIRLRKKYLDKNARVRYAKSLASNSAK